A single Triticum dicoccoides isolate Atlit2015 ecotype Zavitan chromosome 2A, WEW_v2.0, whole genome shotgun sequence DNA region contains:
- the LOC119353910 gene encoding thaumatin-like protein 1 — MGLPGCIAVIVLLLISWREGEAAMFTFVNRCADTVWPGVLSNAGTARLGTTGFELPPGASRAVPAPSAWSGRLWARTGCAQDGATGRLVCATGDCGSGTAECAGAGAAPPATLAEFTLDGTGGLDFYDVSLVDGYNLPVLVEPSSGERPGGASTAGSCASAGCAADLNAMCPAELRSGGGAACRSACDAFGRPEYCCSGAYANPGTCRPTSYSQVFKMACPRSYSYAFDDPTSTFTCAGGPDYTVTFCPGATPSQKSTTVPAATTPTQTTPTPTTVPVTDTPAMMPGMTFTDANQDSMPMPMGGEAGTGGGGSIQGQGVILGGTSSDAWLANMATGDATGAAAAAAASGRLVAAPLVLLALHLLR, encoded by the exons ATGGGGCTGCCGGGATGCATCGCCGTCATTGTGCTCCTTCTGATTTCATGGAGAG agggggaggcggcgatgttcaCGTTCGTCAACCGGTGCGCCGACACGGTGTGGCCGGGCGTCCTGTCCAACGCTGGCACGGCTCGGCTCGGCACCACGGGGTTCGAGCTCCCGCCGGGCGCGTCGCGCGCTGTGCCGGCGCCCTCGGCCTGGTCCGGCCGCCTCTGGGCCCGCACCGGATGCGCGCAGGACGGCGCCACGGGGCGGCTCGTCTGCGCCACCGGCGACTGCGGCTCCGGCACGGCCGAGTGCGCCGGGGCCGGCGCGGCGCCCCCAGCGACGCTGGCCGAGTTCACGCTCGACGGCACGGGCGGGCTGGACTTCTACGACGTCAGCCTGGTGGACGGGTACAACCTGCCGGTGCTGGTGGAGCCGTCCTCCGGGGAGCGCCCCGGCGGCGCGTCGACCGCCGGGTCCTGCGCTTCGGCGGGGTGCGCGGCGGACCTGAACGCGATGTGCCCCGCCGAGCTccggtccggcggcggcgcggcctgcCGGAGCGCGTGCGACGCGTTCGGGCGGCCCGAGTACTGCTGCAGCGGCGCCTACGCCAACCCCGGGACGTGCCGGCCGACGTCCTACTCGCAGGTGTTCAAGATGGCCTGCCCGCGCTCCTACAGCTACGCCTTCGACGACCCCACCTCCACCTTCACCTGCGCCGGCGGCCCCGACTACACCGTCACCTTCTGCCCCGGCGCCACCCCGAG CCAGAAGTCGACCACGGTGCCGGCGGCCACAACGCCGACGCAAACGACCCCCACGCCGACGACGGTGCCTGTGACGGATACGCCGGCGATGATGCCGGGGATGACGTTCACGGACGCCAACCAGGACAGCATGCCGATGCCGATGGGCGGCGAGGCCGGgactggtggtggcggcagcatcCAGGGGCAGGGCGTGATCCTCGGGGGCACCAGCAGCGACGCCTGGCTCGCCAACATGGCCACCGGCGACGCGACGggcgcggcagcggcagcggcagcctcCGGGCGGCTAGTCGCCGCGCCATTGGTACTGCTCGCGCTCCATCTGCTGCGATAG